The genomic window CCCGAAACATTTCATGGATTGTACACTTAGCATATAATGTAATGATtaacaatttagagatcgatatattatatgaaattagaacacacttacttgatagtCAGCAATCATGTTTACCGGAATAACAGATATCGGAACCACCGATAtgttagacaaggtcttcctttgcctatcacatgctccggtctttgaggtctttgatggggaagacaacaaatgagcgttcAGCTTATTGCTAGCTTGACgacgtgacggcaaaggggacctagcctatctatttataagataacaaccctagtaccacccatcatggactctagagttgggcctacactttgtttctacacaaatcagaattagtgttcaagcccattattactgatcacaattatcgggcttaagcatcatcaaatggatcacaacaacatcaacccgtttttattaaaaccaaaacccacaattgattgcagcccacaaaatattagaaaatattctaacatatAAGACATAACTCTGAGGCATGTGAATCATTTATATCAAGAGTTCACAATTGTGTGGGGATTTTGAAGCATGCATAAATCTACACGAAGAGGAGAGTGAATTTTTGAATGCATAGAATTCTTTGCTTTCTGAGCATAAATTCTCGGAAGGTTCGTGGTTGCATACAATTTTTCAATTGAAGGAAAAATGGGCATGGGCTTATGTTCGGAAAACATTCACGGCAGGTATGAAATCTACTCAATTAAGTGAAAGCTTTAATGCTGATTTTAaatttggtacaattttttacACACTTCAAAAGGGTTGTCAATGGTAAAAGAAACAATGAGTCAGAAGCTGAGTATAATTCAAAACATAAACTatctaaattaaaaatgaaaaaggcttgTATGCTCGTACAAGCAGAGATGTTTACACTCCAAGAATTTTTGTGGAATTCCAAGAGGAATATGAAGAATATCAAAACACTTGCTTAAAGGATTTGAAAGGAGTTATGATAATCCAAAGGAAATGATAGTAATGGGAAATCCTATGGAACAAAAAGTATCTTGTGATTGTCGTAAATTTGAGACGCACGGCATCTTATGCAGTCATGCTTTGAAAGTTTTAGATTTCGTGAATATTAAGTTAATTCCTTAACACTAtgggtccgtttgatctgcaaaatataaatactggacagaacagtacaggatAGTACAAGACAGAATAGCacaagacaaacgtttaaggtattgaacaaactttgtgttgtaagatgtttggtggacaaaaagttattttggtattttagacaacttgtgctgaggacaaaaagttgtcccgtggttctgtgggggacaagaatttcaatttttgtcctgtcccttggcccccagtttgtccagtacaggaacagttttaaaatcaaacacaatacagCAGGAGTTGTCTTGttcagtcccttatttttttagcagatcaaacgcaccctataTGTTAAAGTGGTGGACAAAAGATGCAAGATTGGGAAGTAATCAAGATTGGAAAGGGAAGCATGTTGAATTAGACATAAAAGTTCATTTCATGAAGCGATACAATGAGTTGTGTCCTCGAATGATTAAATTGACCAACACAGTCAAGCCAAATTGACAATGGAACTCGACAACAAGTTACAATCCAAGAGACACAATCAAGCCAAGTTGACAATGGAACTCGACATCAAGTTACAATCCAAGAGATACAATCAAGCCAATTTCACAACTTCTTTTAGACATTTAATGTCCTCCTGAAGTTAGGGGGCAAACGCTGTCTGGAAAGGGTAGACTAGACTAGCTACTCGTTAATTAATGTCCTCCTTAATTTGTTTATGTTCTTTGTGATTTACACTCAACTTTGTTTGTTTATATGTTTAAAAGAAGTTAAATAATTTGATGAAGACTTTAAtttaagaaacaaaaagaattttaaaagttgttaaaaatgattaattaaCACAATTCAAACTCCATTTCTTATGTTCCATCATTAACATTCAGAACCTACTATAAACAGATTTAGTAATATCCACTAAATCTATTAATCTTCCCATAATTCTTGTAAGTGACATCTTTCCAAATCGATTGCCTAATTGCAGCCTCTGAAAATATGAACATCAAACACAACATCTTCCTCGTTGACAAGCTCAAAAACACATACATCTCCAGCCTGCAATTTATTTTCGTCTACAAACTGGCTCCAACCATCACTCAACTTGATTGATGGTTCAGAGGGATAACATGCCAAGTTTACAGTCCACAATTCTTCATCGAACCGCAACTTTATACTCTTCCCTTTAAGACACAAGTACTTCCTTGCGAACGACATTTGTATACGCTGCACAAAttggtaaaaaatatttacagtTATTGAAAGTATGTCGATAACTACTGCATGCTTGCTCCTAGAATCCATAACAAGAAATAAATACTACTCCGATTTTAAAACATAATCATGAGATATAAGTATATTTCGACAAATACATATacctttttgcttatatttatgaTCAGATGTAGTATATCTATAGATGTAGTATATCTATATATTCCTTACCGGTTTGTAAACATCCCAATGATTAGATTTCAATTTGATGGTGAAATGTGGATTTTCCAAAGTGGATGTGAATTGATTAGCTTCTTTCTTAGCTTCAGAATTTTTGAAGGACATTGGACTAGCCTGCAGTGAATTTCTTTGAGTTGCCATGCTTCCTGTGGTATTCCAACAAAAGCAGATACTTAAGGGTTAGCAGGACAACTTGTTGCACATTTGCATTCCATTCAAATGTAGTTTATCTACGAGGACAAGAAACACAAGCACCGGAAAGACAAGCACACTAGAATTACAAACACGCTAAAAACTATGTATCCACAAcgagaacaaaaacaaaaaaccatcGAAAAAACAAAGCACCATCGGTTCCAGCACAAAATAGGATGCATTCCCTTCTCATAAAAAGAATAGGGGGTGCCAGGATTTTTACCTAGATACCATTTTATACTAAACAACATTTTATACTAAACAGTGTATCGCTGTCCGCAAAATAATcgtgatttgttcaaattccgctttGACAACACTGTTTGATTCAACTTTAAAATTCCAATGGGAGTCACAACCATGGTATTAAAGATTAATTACCTTTATTTGACATAATAGTTTTACTTTCAACTTCTGTGATTCCTGCGGTTTCTAACCAATTAACTTCATCTCCATGAACTGATTTTAAGGATGAAAAGTATGATCATTACCATGCAGATCCAAAAGATTACTAATAactttaagataaataaaataaaacttggATTACCTTGTGGTGGAGAGGAATGTTGTTCTTCGTCAAGTCGAAAAATTAGTACTTTAAAAGCATAGGCTTTGCTATTGATCATCTCAAAAAGACAAACATCTCCcactttcaaattattatcagatgcaaatgttttcCATCCAGTACTAATTCTTCTCTGACAATATTTAACAATCCAAGTTCTCTCATCATCCAAGACTCGAAGTACGATTTCGCTTTGCTCTTCCTTCAAATTCTTTTGATCAAAATCTAAAGGGACGTACtggattttaattttggaaataagtcagaaaataaatatagaaactaattaacaaaaatGATATGAAACAATCTTAACAGAACAAAAATGAAGCTATTTAAACACTTACCATGTATTGATTAACATAAGAATATGTCATGACAACTGTGAAAAATGGATTGTTAGATTTGTAGTTTTTCGCTTTGTTTAAAGCTTCTTCTATTTTAGAAGTTAAATTCTTGTGCTCTTGATCATGCTTCATATTTCGGAATACAGCGGTATCATCATTCTCCTCTGAGAAATCGAACACGGTAGTATGTTACGAAAATCGacctcaaaaatcaaaatcttaattggataaatgaaatgatatatAGAGATTAATCCAATCATGAACTATGACGCACGAACATAGATACGGACACTGGACAAGacacggacaccgacacgttGACACtaataatcatttaaaaaaatgacatgattcaatgtaatcataagtgtcagtATCAGACACCAACACATGTGTCCGACACAGAAACACACATAATCCGaggagtgtttgtgcttcaCGTACAGATCATAAATTATTATACCTTTAACTTGGACAAGTTTAGGCAAGTTATGCACTTTGGAACTTGTTCCAGCATCTTCACTTGTGTCAAATCTCAATTTCTTATATGGTTGAGGACTCCAAATTTGTGATTTTTGTCTAGCCTTCTTGCATGGAAGTTGctcatcaaaattttcaattgGGCTATTCTGTTCATGATGTTGTTGATTTCCACCATAAGCATGATATTCAATTTCAAGAGTAGTCTTGTCAAATATGTGAACATTAAAATGAGAATTTTTCTCATATTGAAACATCACCATGTGTCCATAATCTAATGAATAATGTGTAGCAAATTCCTTAAAACCTTTTTGAATCCAAATATTATCATCCTCTTTAgtcaaatgtatttcccatTTTTTGTCATCTGGAGTGTTGAGAAACATTGGGTTTGAAATATTACCACTATGTATCTTAGTGAAAGCGTTTGGAATTCTCTGCATTGAATGGAACTTTATGTTAGCATGGATTATGAATTGAAGTTCACAAGCATAAGAGTGTGAAAGTGGCCTAATGTGGGACTTGCTCATGACTATACATTTGGAGCATAACTCGGGTGATCCCATAGCCGAAAACCTAAATATAGATGGTCTATTTGTTGGATTTATCTcgttttaattatttatgtattaatttaaataagtggAAATTATGCACTATAAGTATACATTGTGCTAATTTTCCATTAAGTATAAAGTGGTCTTTATTCTTTCCTTCAATTATAGTAACAACCCATTAAGAGATAGTGGGCAGTTAATATCTGATGCACGTATAAGAACTTCCTTGATGGATAGAAGTTATAAAGAGTAGTACAGTTCTAATGTTTTGGTTCCCTAAACCTGACATCTCATTCAGTAAACTTACATCATCAAAGTGAGATAGTAGAAGGTTTAAAAGAACCtcaacatcatcaacatcatcaagCAAAAGCAATTCTCAAGCAAGAACAATCTTTAAGCAAGAGCAATAACGGGAGGTATTTTAGctatttcaaattcatttttcatttccGCTTTTTAAGTAgaattttgtttatgaaaacCGTAGAAACCCTACCATTTAGTATCAGAGtctggttttttattttaatcaaggTTGTTTGATAGGCAACTGAATCAACTGCTACGACCCAAGAGGAACTTCTTATATGATATGCGTTAGAATAAATACCAAATGTTAGAATTTCTACAGTTTTCATAACGAAATTCCGCTTAAACAGCGGAAacgaaaatgaaattgaaatagcCAAAATACCTTCAGGCATTGCTCTTGCTTAAAGATTGTTCTTGCTTGAGAATTGCTTTTGCTTGATGATGTTGAGGTTCTTCTAAACCTTCTACTATCTCACTTTGATAGTGTAAGTTTACTAAATGAGATGTCAGACTTAGGGAACCAGCATATTAGAACTAACCGCAATACTCTTTATAACTTCTATCAATTAAAGAAGTTATTGTACGTGCATCATATATTGCCCACTATCTCTTAATGGGATGTTACTATAATTGAAGGGGGAAATAGATCACTTTAAACTTAATGAAAAATTACCACAATGTGTACTTGGCGGGTAATTTCCACTTAtttaaactaataaataaataattaaaaggaGATAAATCCAAAACTActattatgaatgaatgaaagtgTCATTTCCTTCAAAGAATCAAGTCACTTTGTGTCATGTTCCAAATGTACAGTTCTTGGTGTCACAATTCTAATCTTACAATAAGATTTATGAGGTATGATTTAAATCCTTACTAAATATAATCTTGGTGGATcgtgtatgattttttttttcttgtcgGCAAATGCTCACCGCCGAAATTCAAACCTTAGACCATCACATTGAGAGTTTAGTCTCTTCCACTAGAGTCTAGACTCAACACTAATTGTTTGTATGATTTATGTATCTAAGCATAAACATAACATTttcaattctcaccttacaaacaAGATTATAGGGTATGAGTCAAATTCTTACTAAATACTAACTGGATCGtgtataatttatgtttttttttttttcttcttgtcagCAAATGCTCACGGCCGAAATTCAAACCTTAGACCATTGCATTGAGAGTTTAGTCTCTTCCGATAGACTCAACACTAATTGTTCGTCTGATCTATGTATCTAAGCATAAAcataaaagtttcaatttaCAATTTAGCTAAAGAAAACATTGTTAGTCGTATGTTACCTATAAAACTCTACTTAATTTTGTGTCGGTAACGAAatccaaagaagaagaagaagaaatatagGAGATGAAAGAAAGAATGCTTACAATGTTTCCATCTTGAAGATTTGTTGGGGTAACAATCTTAAAGAAACGAATGATACTAGAGGGGTGAGTATCATTATTTCTTGGGTTGCAAGTCATGGACATTGGAACTTACAGTCAAGAAAGTGATCGAGGTGCTTCAAGAAAGAAACGAATAGAAATCTTGTTCAGAATGGATCACCTGATTGCTAACGAGTCCAACTGTTATACGTCGGCGCATGATCATGAGTACGTTCTACTATATTAAACCTTAGGTTATTTATtaaacagattaggtcaaacAAGCCTCAagtattttttaacttttttttttggtctagttttttaacattttttatctAGTGACGAAATGACAAATATAACtgtcataaaataaatatataaatataacttaaattcacacaaaaaaaaatataaatataacataaattcaCATAATTGTGAGATTCTGGTTTTAATATGTCTAgtctaataatattaatatttgttgataatttatactccgtcctaaattataaacaaaaaaaagtcattttttcTTGTTCCAAATTATGAGCAataaaaagagtaatttttattattttcaagatttatttttacttattctcatgaaattaaatacaaattattttggcaaattatttaatttactctctcttttTCTCCTACAATCAATAaccgataaaaaaaattcattttctcattaaacttatttcaagaaaaacacaaaaaattaagtatatttcaatttcaaattttttttttttttttgcttgtaaTATGTACGAAGAATATCTTACAAGGATTTCTAAAAGTGGGTAAAATGCAAAGTGGGGATTGTAATCTTGCATTAAATATTGTGCATTTTATCCCTTAGAAGCCAAAAATGATTTTAGTTGAAAAATAATACTAACTATTTAAAGTATTTAAAGTATTTTAGTATAACCTTTTATAAAAACTTGTGTCTCTGTTGGTgtccaaatctgttgagatttggaGGATCCTTGTGTTTCTGGTTGACCTCTTCCGCGTCGGTGTTCACTGTTTTGAGGTGGTCTGTGAGCTGAGACTGTTCTGCCAGTTGTTGCCGTGTTTGTTGGCTCTGTCGTCGTCTGGGTTGTAGGGTGTCTTTGAGCTGGGACTTGTCTGCCTAGGTTCTCATTCTACCGTTTGTCTCATCAGCTTTTAGCCTGAAAGAGCTATTTTTTGGATTATGATGGGCCAATCATTTTTTattcgagatcgggagttagaGTCAATCTAGTGGCAACTTTTGGGTTGGGTTGGTGTCTTCTGGTAGCTTGAATTTTGAGGGATACCTTTCTGATTTTGGGATTAGGAAGTGAACCTCTATTAGGTAgtgtttgttttggtgtttaCTTTTGGCATTCCACATATATACGACGCCATGTTATGTAGTTACTTTTATACCGCAATTTCAATGAAAATTTAGATTATTTGTTAACATCAAAATGAATAATTAACAATCTCCGACCATGAATTTAAGTGAATGGAAGTTGAGGGAGATTATTGAAGAGTCCTGTGGTGAAGGAGAAGAAAAGGGTCCTCATTTTAGTGAGGACGAGGTTGTGTTGGCTAGAGTTGTACTCTTGTACAATTATCAATTTAAATCAAGGATAGTATTACAACTTCCAATatataaaaatctaattaaaaaaaagagggGGTGGCCATGGCCTTCCCCTGTCCCCACGtggctttgtttgtttgaaaaggCCAAAAAGAATTGCATTTTCCTAAGATTAAAAAGAAGCTTAAGACAACAAAGAGCTTTTACAAACCAACTAACCACCTAACTCCAAACAAAACTAAACTGAAGAGCCAAACTTACTGTCAGCTCACACACCCCTATACCAAACCCCCAACCACGAGGACAAATGTCAAACTTAACAACACAGGATGACAAATTCACCAATGACAGTAGCATCTGCACTGCTAGCTTGACAGAAACAACAGGTGCGAAAATAACTTTCGGCAACCAGAGAACTCAGTCCAAGCCGCCAACAAGCTACAAGACAACGAAGAAAGGCAGCACTAACTAGTTGTTACTCACTAATTACCGCTCTAAAACTTGTTATGAGATTAATCTTTAACAGACTTCTGATTTTTTTACACATGGGGACTGGGAGTAAGCATTTAAGAATCGAAGAACCTGAGTTTATATGCAAATAGCAAACCAACATTGGGACAACAACAACATTTTGATTGGTTTTTCCTCATTCAAGGTAATAATCAGACCCttcaaataaatcaaacaaggtCATAGTAACAATTGTAATTGCCTACAATCAGCATGCTGGCTCTATATCATTTCGACCGCCAGTATAATCATTATACAAGCTTCATCTATGACTTACATCATATACAAGTTCCCCAAAATAAGAGGTAAAAAAGAGTTAATATAGATGCGGTACTTGTGGTTTAAACGATATAAGACACGAGCATGCTTTGCCCAAGATAAGGTATAACAATCAACAAAAAATGTGGGGTGGGGTGGGGGGGTGGGGGGAGAACTTCAGTTCCTGAACTTCAAAACCACGAGAAGTACCATCTACTAGCAAACAAGGGTTGGATAAAACTAGCAAATATACTTGTTCCTTGTACATTGTTGAGGTTGAaatctgatgaaagttcttctgcaaaaatttaaatatctgcaaataaatattaacacaAATCAGCTGGCCTGAATATATGAACTAGAAGTAATAACACAATTACCATACACAATATATTGAGTGAttaaaacaagaataaaaagcagaataaaaacaaacaagaatAAAAGCAGAATATATTGAGTGataaatattgtcaaaaaaaaaaaacaaggatAAAAGAAGctaattttgaaagaaaatcaACGACTTAACTACCTCTGGAATTTACAAAGTGTACAAATTTCATACATTATATAGTAAGCACGAATTGGGCCAAGTGGCCGAAGGGTCAGCTAAAAAGCACACAAGCAAAACTTTTGAAGTTAAATGAACGAAAGTTTAGTTTCATAATAGTGGTATCTAATATATATCTTTAATCTATATGATAAAGTAACTGGCAATATTCATGCTATGATTTCTGCATATACCCTTGACCACTCATTTGAGCCTCCTCTTCACTATAGAAGTCTCATAATCACAGTAAAATGAGCAAAAGATAAGAACAATGACGGTTAACTCAAAATTTAGGATAAAATATCACAATCCAGCAATATTGATGTCATGATTTTAAGTCAGAAAAAGTTTTGTTAGTTAAGGAACTTTTTTTCTACGATAAGAAGCCCAATCTGTAGTCATACAAACCAAGGAAGATGGATAGCAGCAACCTCTTCACCTTAAGGTTACAACTAAAGAACTTTTTATAAGCAATCAGATATGTAGTGTTCAAAGGCCGTGTTTGGTCGGATGCAATGATTTCAAGGGAATGGAAATAGGAGCGGTCAGGGGGTCAATATCCTTTCTATTTCTTGCGCCAATTATGAGTGAGATAGATGCAAATGTAAAATTGGTGGAAcccatttttcaaattatttcaaTTATTGATTCCACCAATTTCTGACTTGCATTTATCTCTCATAAATCAACCTTACTTCTTTTGCACACAAGCCCCTCAACTTTAATTTAATGGCTGGGTGGGAATAGGGATGGAAGGACAACACAAATGTAAAGCTCAACCCCTAAATCAACCTAAGGGAGTTTGCAAAACAAAGCCCTCAACTTTAATTCAAGGCTACTGGTTTGTACTCAAAgaaatgactatttttttacTATGTTTGGTTGAATTTTACGTGTTAAAAAAGGAGGCTGGCACAAAAGAGACAATGTCAGCTGGTGAAAATCTGACCCAGATATACATATTTAAACTAACAAATGCATGGGGCATCacataataaaaatgaaaatgactaGACTACCAAATAATACTAGGTACGTTAAGCGTTCAATAAAAAAGGACTATATCCTGTTGCCCCATTCTTTAGAATAGGACGATAAGAGTTCAATTTTAGCATAAGAGTTCACTTCCATGCATTAAGATTCAAGTCTACACAGATATATAGCTTGTAAGGAAGTGTTAAATAAACAATTTATGGCCCTTTACCAATTGGCTTATGCTTTAGGTGAAAATAGTGGATTCCTGTCATGGATCAAATAtaaatttaccaaaaaaatacgTCTAAGAGGTGggctaataattatttttttgaaattccaAAAGGATCAATTGCCAAAATTCGGCTATATTGTAGGCATCCTCCCCTAACATATAGACTATAAATAGTTG from Trifolium pratense cultivar HEN17-A07 linkage group LG1, ARS_RC_1.1, whole genome shotgun sequence includes these protein-coding regions:
- the LOC123902302 gene encoding B3 domain-containing transcription factor VRN1-like, which codes for MSMTCNPRNNDTHPSSIIRFFKIVTPTNLQDGNIRIPNAFTKIHSGNISNPMFLNTPDDKKWEIHLTKEDDNIWIQKGFKEFATHYSLDYGHMVMFQYEKNSHFNVHIFDKTTLEIEYHAYGGNQQHHEQNSPIENFDEQLPCKKARQKSQIWSPQPYKKLRFDTSEDAGTSSKVHNLPKLVQVKEENDDTAVFRNMKHDQEHKNLTSKIEEALNKAKNYKSNNPFFTVVMTYSYVNQYMYVPLDFDQKNLKEEQSEIVLRVLDDERTWIVKYCQRRISTGWKTFASDNNLKVGDVCLFEMINSKAYAFKVLIFRLDEEQHSSPPQVHGDEVNWLETAGITEVESKTIMSNKGSMATQRNSLQASPMSFKNSEAKKEANQFTSTLENPHFTIKLKSNHWDVYKPRIQMSFARKYLCLKGKSIKLRFDEELWTVNLACYPSEPSIKLSDGWSQFVDENKLQAGDVCVFELVNEEDVVFDVHIFRGCN